A region of the Amycolatopsis sp. cg13 genome:
AGCTCTCCCGGCCAGCCTGGCCGTCGATCCCCGGCCGCGAGACCTTCGCCGGCGAGGCGTTCCACTCCGCTGAGTGGAACCACGAAATCCCGTTGGCGGGCAAGCGGATCGCGGTGATCGGCACCGGCGCGAGCGCGATCCAGTTCGTGCCGGAGATCCGCAAGGAAGCCGCGCACGTCACCGTCTTCCAGCGCACGCCGCCATACATCATGGGCAAGAACGACGGCCGCTACAAAGCCTGGCAGAAGCGGCTTTTCCGCCGTCTGCCGAAGACGCAGCTGTTCGGTCGCGCGCGGATCTTCCTGCTCGCCGAGTACGCGACCTACGGCATGACGCGATATCCGTTGCTGACCAAGATCTTCGAACTGCGCACCGCTCAGCTGCGCCGCCGTCATCTCAAGGACCGCACGCTGCGCCGCCGCGTGAAGCCGGACTATCCGTTGGGCTGCAAGCGGATCTTGTTCACCAACGACTACCTGCCCGCGCTCGCGCAGCCGAACGTCTCTGTCGAAACGTCCTCGATTAAGGAAATCACTCCGCGCGGAATACGCACGGCGGACGGCGTGGAGCACGAGGTCGACGTGCTGATCTACGGCACCGGGTTCAAGGCGACGGAATTCCTCGGCCCGATGAAGGTGCTCGGCCGCGACGGCCGGTTGTTGTCCGAGGCGTGGCGCGGCGGCGCGCGGGCGTACCTCGGCATGACAGTGCCGGGATTCCCGAACCTGTTCTGCGTCTACGGCCCCAACACCAACCTCGGCGCGGGCTCGATCATCTACATGATCGAGCGGCAAGCGCGCTACCTCCGCCAGGCCGTCGAACACCTCGCCCGGCCGGACGTGGCGTCGCTGGAGGTGCGCGCCGAAGTCGAGGAACGCTACGACCGCGAGGTGCAAGCGCGGCTTTCGCACAGCGTCTGGAGCGGTTGCACAAGCTGGTACCGGCAGGAAAACGGCCGGGTGAGCACCAACTGGCCCGGGCTGGTCACCGAATACGACCGCCGGACCAGGGCACTCGACCCGGCCGACTACCTGGTGCGTTCGATCAGGGCAGGTTCTTCAGGCCCGCGCTGACCGTGTTGGCGAAGGAGTAGCCGTTCGACGCGTCCCAGTTGATGGACCAGGTCATCGCGCCGCGGAACTCCGGATACGTCGCCGACGGCTTGAACGAAGCGCAGCCGGTGCCCTTGGCCATGCAGTTCATCGCCGACACGACGTTCGACGGCGACTGGTACCCGCCGCCCGCGGCCGAGCCCGAGGACGGCAGCCCGAACGCGACCTGGTCGGCCCGCAGGCCGCCCTGCAGCTGGATACACGAGAGCGCGGTGAGGAAGTCGACCGTGCCCTGGGAGTAGACGTTCCCGTTGCAGCCGTTCATCGCGCCCGAGTTGTAGTACTGCATGTTGACGACGGTGAGGATGTCCTTGACGTTCAGCGCCAGCTGGAAGTAGCCGCCCTGGGTGGACTGCATGTCGATCGTCTGCGGCGCCATGGTGATCACCGAGCCGCCGCCGTCGTGGATGCTGCGCAGCGCCTGTCCCATGTAGGTGGCGTTGATGCCGTTCTCCAGGTCGATGTCGACGCCGTCGAAGCCGTAGGTGGAGATCAGCTGCTTCACCGAGTTGGCGAAGTTGCTCGCCGAGGAGCTGTCGCCGACGCTGATCGTGCCCTTCTCGCCGCCGACCGAGATGATCACCTTCTGGCCGCGCGCCTGCACGGTCTTGATGTCTTCGCGGAACTGCGCGTCGGTGTAGCCGCCGAGCTTCGACGACAGGGCCGGGTCGAGCGTGAAGCTCACCGCGCCGGGCGTCGTGGTGGCGTCGGCGAAGGCGATCGCGATGACGTTGTACGTCGTGGGCACGTCAGCCAGCTTCAGCGTCTTCGCGCCGTTGTCGAAGTTCTGCCAGTAGCCGGTGAGGATGTGCTTCGGCAGGTCGCCGTTGTGCGGCGGCGTGCTGGTCGTGGTGGTCGTCGTCGGCGAGGTCGGGGTCGTCGGCGCGGTGGAGGTCGTGGGGCTCGTGGACGTCGTGGGCGGGGTGCCCGGGCCGTCGAGGTTGACGTCGTCGGCGAGGTAGGCGGGCTGGCCGTACCAGCCGTGCAGGTACACCGTGAGGCTCGTGGACGAGCCGGTGGTGAAGCTCAGGCTGAGCTGCTGCCAGCCGGTCGCGCCGGGCGTCCAGGTGTTCTGCGTGGCAGCGCCGGAGACGCCCAGGTAGACGTAGCTGCCCTGGACCCACGCGGACAGCTTGTACGCGGTGTTGGGCTGCACCGTGACCTGCTGGGAGCACTGCCCGGTGTCGGAACCGGAGGGCGCCGCGCTCAGCGAGTGGCTGCCGTCGTGGGCCTGGGTCGAGACGACCGACGCGGTGCCACTGCAGGTCCAGCCGGAGAGCGAGCCGCTCTCGAAGCCGGGGTTGGCGAGGATGTTCGCGGCCGATGCGCTGGTGGTGCCGAGGGCGAGCGTGACACCGAGCGCGAGCGCGACCGAGGCCAGCAGGGACACCAGGGCAGGCAGCCGCCGGGTGGACGGGTGTGGGGACACGGGCAGACCTCCGCACGACAGTGAGCCAGGTCACCTCAAAATGGACTAGACCAATACGGATGTCAAGGAACTTCCGGAGGTGCTTCGGCGGGCCATGCGCGCCGCGCCGGGCGGGCAGCGGCACAATGCAGGCTCGGAGCAACCCGAGACGAAGCAGGAGCCTGGTTTTGAGCGTGCAGTCGGTCGAGCAGCGGATCGCCGAAGAGCTGGGGGTGCGCGAAGGGCAGGTCAAGGCCGCCGTCGGGCTCCTCGACGAGGGGTCCACGGTGCCGTTCATCGCCCGGTACCGCAAGGAAGTCACCGGAGAGCTGGACGACGCGCAGCTGCGCACGCTCGAGGAGCGGCTGCGCTACCTGCGCGAGCTGGACGAGCGCCGCGGCGCGGTCCTGGAGTCCATCCGGAGCCAGGGCAAGCTGGACGAGGCGCTCGAGGCGCAGATCCTCGCCGCGGACACGAAGTCGCGGCTCGAGGACATCTACCTGCCCTACAAGCCCAAGCGGCGGACCAAGGCGCAGATCGCCCGCGAGGCCGGTCTGGAGCCGCTGGCCGACGGCCTGCTGAACGACCCGTCGACGGATCCGCAGGCAGCCGCCGCGGTGTTCGTCGACGCGGACAAGGGCGTCGCGGACGCACAGGCCGCCCTCGACGGCGCGCGCGCCATCCTGGTCGAGCGCTTCGCCGAGGACGCCGACCTGATCGGCGAGCTGCGCGAGAAGATGTGGACCGAGGGCCACCTGGCGTCGAAGGTGCGGGCGGGCAAGGAGACCGACGGGGCCAAGTTCTCCGACTACTTCGACTTCTCCGAGCCCTACACCAAGCTCCCCTCGCACAGGATCCTCGCGATGCTGCGCGGCGAGAAGGAAGAGATCCTCGACCTGTCGATGGAGCCCTCCGAGCCGGTCGCCGAGGACGCTCCGGTGCGCGTCGGCCCGACCGAGTACGAGCAGCGCATCGCCGCCCGGTTCGGCATCAGCCAGCAGGACCGTCCGGCGGACAAGTGGCTCGGCGACACCGTGCGCTGGGCCTGGCGCACGAAGATCCTCCTGCACCTGGGCATCGACCTGCGGATGCGGCTGCGCCAGTCGGCCGAGGACGACGCCGTGCGCGTGTTCGCGGCGAACCTGCGCGACCTGCTGCTGGCCGCCCCGGCGGGCACCCGCGCGACGATGGGCCTCGACCCGGGCTTCCGCACCGGCGTGAAGGTGGCCGTGGTCGACGCGACCGGCAAGGTCGTCGACACCCACGTGATCTACCCGCACCAGCCGGCGAACAAGTGGGACCAGTCGATCGCGGAGCTGGCCGTGCTGGCCGGGAAGCACAACGTCGACCTGATCTCGATCGGCAACGGCACCGCCTCGCGGGAGACCGACAAGCTGGCCATCGAGCTGATCAAGAAGCACCCGGAGCTGAAGCTCACCAAGGCCGTCGTGTCCGAGGCGGGCGCGTCGGTGTACTCGGCCTCGGCGTTCGCCTCGCAGGAACTGCCGGGCATGGACGTCTCGCTGCGCGGCGCGGTCTCGATCGCGCGCCGGCTGCAGGACCCGCTGGCCGAACTGGTGAAGATCGACCCGAAGTCGATCGGCGTCGGCCAGTACCAGCACGACCTGTCCGAGGTGTCGCTGTCGCGTTCGCTGGACGCGGTGGTCGAGGACTGCGTGAACGCGGTCGGCGTGGACGTGAACACCGCGTCCGCTCCCCTGCTGACCCGGGTTTCGGGCATCACGACGTCGCTCGCGGAGAACATCGTGGCGCACCGCGACTCCAACGGCCCGTTCCGCTCGCGGACCGCGCTCAAGGACGTCGCACGGCTCGGCCCGAAGGCGTTCGAACAGTGCGCGGGCTTCCTCCGCATCCCGGACGGCGACGACCCGCTCGACGCGTCCTCGGTGCACCCGGAGGCGTACCCGGTCGTGCGACGGATCCTCGACCGCACCGGCAGCGGCATCCGCGAACTGATCGGCAACGCACGGACTCTGCAGGCGCTCAAGCCCACCGAGTTCGTCGACGACACCTTCGGCCTCCCGACGGTCACCGACATCCTGTCCGAGCTGGAGAAGCCGGGCCGCGACCCGCGTCCGGCGTTCAAGACCGCGACCTTTGCCGAGGGCGTCGAGAAGATCGGCGACCTCAAGCCGGGCATGCGGCTGGAGGGCGTGGTGACGAACGTGGCCGCGTTCGGCGCGTTCATCGACGTCGGCGTGCACCAGGACGGCCTCGCGCACGTTTCGGCGCTGTCGAAGAACTTCGTGAAGGACCCGCGCGACGTCGTGAAGCCGGGCGACATCGTGAAGGTGAAGGTGCTGGAGGTCGACGTGCCGCGCAAGCGGATCTCGCTGACCCTGCGCCTGGACGACGAACCCGGCGCGGGCAACAACCGCGGCGGCGGCCGGGATCGCGGCCAGGGCGGCGGTGGCGGTCAGGGCGGCGGCGGTCAGCGCCGGAACCAGCCGCAGCAGCGTGGCGGCGGTGGCGGCCGGGACCGTCGTGACTCCGGGGGCGGCGGCGCGATGGCGGATGCGCTGCGACGCGCCGGATTCGGCAAGTAGAACGCCCCAATGCCGCATTGGGTGCGTCTGACGCACCCAATGTGGCGTTCGGTGCGTTGAGCGCACCCACTGCCGCATTGGGGTTTTCGCAGTGACGCGCGGGGGTTCTCGCCCGTCGACGTGCGCGGCGCGCGATGCCGAAGTACATGAGGGGAACCCTGAGGGAATCTGATTCCCTCAGGGTTCCCCTCACGTACCTTCGCCGGAACGAAGCCGCAGCCCGTCTCGCCAGGCGGTGCGCGTCAGGGATTCATCTCGTACGCACCGGAAAGCTCGCGCACGATCGCCCACACGCGACCGAACCGTTCGTCGTCCACCACCGGCTTCCGCAGCCCGGCCAAGGCCAGCTCCTGCTGCTTCTCCGTGGAGCTCGGCTTGCCGTGCAGATCGACCGCGGCGACGCTGAAGTCCTGCACCAGCACGGCGAACAGCTGGTCTAGCACATCGTCTGACACGCCGGTCAGCTCAGCCTGTTCCAGGATCAGCTGCCCGTACACGACGAGGGTGAACAGCTCGGTCAGCGCGAGGCCGAAGTCCAGGTCCTTCTGCTGCGCCTCGTCCGGCGTCGCCTCGGAAAGCAGGCGCACCAGCACGTCGGCCTGTTCGGTGAACCGGGCGACGTTCGGCAGGTGCTTCGCGTTCTCGTAAGCCGGTTTCCAGTCGTGGAACCGGATCTTCGACAGTCCGCGCGCGGGGCCCTGGCGGAACAGGAAGTCGTCGTCGGAGGCGTCGTCGCGGGTCGGCACCGCCGGGTATTCCTGCGGCGCGAACAGGTACGCGGGCATGAACTTCGCGATCAGCGCGAGGTTCACCGCGACCGTGCCCTCCAGCTTGGGCAGGCCGTCGATGTCGTTCTTGGCCATCGCGAGGTAGGTGTCGGCCTCGAAACCCTTGGCCGCCACGACATCCGCGACCAGCCCGATCACCTTCTGCGCCTCGGTGGTGACCTTCATCTTGGTGATCGGGTTGTACAGCAGGTAGCGGCGGTCCTGCTGGTTCGCCGAGCGGAAGTAGTCGATCGCGCGGTCGGAGAACAGCTTCATCCCGGTCAACCGCGCGTAGGCCTCGACGAATTCGCGGCGCACGTGCGGGAAATCGGTGACCGGGTTGCCGTACAGGATCCGGTTCTGCGCGTGCGTGATCGCCTCGTACAGCGAATGCGTCGCCATCCCGATGCCGCCGAAGCACAGGTTGAACTTGCCGATGTTGACCGTGTTCAGCGCGGCGCTGAAGGCCTCCGGTCCGGTGTGCAGGAGGTCCTCGGCGCGCACCGGGTAGTCCTCGAGCCGGAACTCCGCGACGTACATCTGCGACGGCACGATGTTCTTCACGACGTGGTAGTTCGGATGCTCGGAATCGGCGTAGAAGAACACGTACTGCTCGGGTCCTTCGACGCCTTCGATCCGGCCGAACACCGAAACCGTGCGCGCGCAGTTCCCGTTGCCGATGTAGTACTTCGACCCGTTGGCGCGGTAGCCGCCCTCGCCGTCCGGGGTGAGCACGAGGTCGGACGAGTAGATGTCCGCACCGTGTTCCTTTTCGGACAGTCCGAACGCGCCTACCCCGCCCTCGGCCAGCGCTGCCGCGGCACGCTTGCGGGCGGCCGCGTTTCCGCTCTGCCACACCGGTCCGAGGCCGAGAACGGTGACCTGGAACGGGTACCAGTAGTTGAGACCGTAGAAGCCGAGGATTTCCGCCAGCGCGGCGATCCGGCTGGTGTCCCAGCGCTTCTCGGCGTCCCCGGCCGAATCCGCGGCCGGGGTGAGGAACGTGGCGAACAGGCCTTCCTTGCCCGCGAACTCCAGGAAGTCGGCGTAGAACTCGCGGTCGTGATACGCCTCCGCGAGACGGCGCTTGCCGCGCGATTCGAACCAGTCGATCGTCGCCCGCAGCAGCCGCTGGGTCTCCGGGTCGAACTTCCGGGCGTCGTAGTCCCGCGGGTTCAGCAGCGCTGTCGCCGTTTCGCTCATCGCATCTCCAGGTCAGCCGATATTACCGCCCGGTAACCTTAGCGCGGTGCGGCCGCCGAACTCCACCGCGTCCACCCGGCCGTGGCCGTCGCGCCGGAAACGCGCGCTCGGCCTGCTGGTGTCCGAGGCGCGGGCGAGCACGTCGTCGTCGACGAAGGCGACCTCGAACGGCGGGGCCGAGAGGATGTCCGGATCGTCGGTGTCGAGGATCATCTGCGCCCAGAGCGAGCCGTCGCGTTCGGTGACCTCGAAGATCAGCGAGCCGGTCCGATACCGTCCAGGGCAGTCGCCCGGGTCGATCGCCCTGGTCGGACGTCCGCCCAGTTTCGGCAGGTCAGCGAGGTTCTCGAGGCACCAGTCGACGATCCGCGGGCCGAGCGCGCCGCCGCCCGCGCTGTTGGTGAGCACGGTGACCGCGAGGTTCTCACTCGGCGCCATCACGAACTCCGACAGCTGCAGGTTGCTGACGTTGCCGCCGTGCCGCACCAGTTGCGTGTCGCCGTGGCTCAGCCGCAGCCAGGACAGCCCGACCTCCTCGAACGGCAGCGCGCCCTTGCGCTGCGCGTCGTGCATGAGGCGGCGGGTCTCGTCGCTCAACACCTCCCCGCCGGTCAGCTGGAATCGAGCCCATTTCAGCTGGTCACGGGCGGTCGACCAGAGACCGCCCGCCGGCGCGTCCGCCCGGGCGAGGCCGACGGTGTGCGCGACCGCCGGGCCGTCCTCGCGCAGCGCGTGCCCGACGGCGTGCCGCCGGGTCAGCACGTCCCAGGGCTGAAAGTACGAGTCCGTCATGCCGAGCGGCTCCAGCAGCCGGGTGCGGACCAAGTCCTCGTAGGCGCCGCCGGACACCGCCTCCGCGACACGGCCGGCCAGGAGGAATCCGGCGTTGCAATAGGAGAACACCTCGCCGACCGGGAACACCTGCGGCAGCTCGTCGAACTGCCGCACGGCGCGGGCGAGCGCGTCGTCGCCCCAGCCGGTGTCGACCTCGATGTCGCCGAGGAAGCCGGACGAGTGCGTGAGGAGGTGGCGCAGCGTCACGGTCTTGGTCGCGAGCGGGTCGGCGAGCCGCAGCTCCGGGAGGTACTCGACCACCGGCCGGTCCAGTGCGAGCACGCCGTCCTCGACCAGCACGAGCACCGCGGCGGCGGCGAACGTCTTGCTGGTGGAGCCGATCATGAACAGCGTGTCGTCGTCCACCGGCGTTCCGGTGTCCACACTGGACACTCCCGCGGTCAGCAAGGTTTCCTTGCCCTCGTGGAGAATCCCGGCCGAGACACCGGGAACTCCCGCTTCCCGTGTCCATTCGCCCAGCAGTCCCCGGAGTTCGTCTGCGCTCATGCGGCCAGCCTCGCACCCGCGGGCGCGGCGGCGATGGTGGAAACGAACGAACATCGCGCACCCGCTTCGTCGGTTCGCGCGTGGCGGCCTGCGGGCGATATCACGTAGCCCGCTGGATCTTGGGACGGTATAGTGGACGATGCGGTCCGCTCAGTTCTGCCTCGGACCGCGTCTCACTGTTGTCGACGACCACGCGCCGCAGCCACCCGAGGCCGCGCCGGGCAGGACAACCGCGCTACGTACGGAGATACGGGACGCTTTCGCGTCCGCACCAACCATGACGACTTTCACCGAACTCGGCCTGCCCAAGACTCTTGTCGACGCGCTCGCCGCCCAGGGCGTCACCGAGCCCTTCCCGATCCAGGCCGCCACGCTCCCGCACACGCTCGCGGGCCGCGACGTCCTCGGCCGCGGCCGCACCGGCTCCGGCAAGACCTACGGCTTCGTGCTGCCCGTGCTGGCCCGCCTGGCCGCGGGCCCGACGCGGCGCCGCCCCGGCCGGCCGCGGGCGCTGATCCTCGCCCCGACGCGCGAACTGGCCACCCAGATCGAGGCCGCGATCGTGCCCCTGGCGCGCCCGCTGGGCCTCAAGGCCACCACGATTTTCGGCGGCGTGAGCGCGAACCCGCAGATCACCCGCCTGCGCGACGGCGTCGACATCGTCGTCGCCTGCCCCGGCCGGCTCGCCGACCACATGCGCTCCGGCGAAGCGAAGCTGGACAAGATCGAGATCACCGTGCTCGACGAGGCCGACCACATGGCCGACCTGGGCTTCCTGCCCGAGGTCCGCCGCATCATGGCGGCGACCCCCGAGCGCGGCCAGCGCCTGCTGTTCTCCGCGACGCTCGACAACGGGATCGACGTGCTCGCGAAGCGCTTCATGAACGACCCGATGCTGCACAGCGTCGACTCGGCGCAGTCCCCGGTCTCGACGATGACGCACCACGTGCTGCACCTCGAGGAAACCCACCGCCTGCCGGTGCTGGTCGACCTCACCGCGGCTCCCGGCCGCACCCTGGTCTTCACCCGCACGAAACACCGCGCGAAGGCCCTCACCCGCAAACTCGTCGCGAGCGGCGTCCCGGCCGTCGAACTGCACGGCAACCTCGGCCAGAACGCGCGCACGCGCAACCTGGAAGCGTTCTCGTCCGGCACCGCGAAAACCCTGGTGGCCACGGACATCGCCGCCCGGGGCATCCACGTGGACGACGTCACGCTGGTCATCCACGCCGACCCGCCGGTCGAGCACAAGGCCTACCTGCACCGCTCCGGCCGCACCGCCCGCGCGGGCGCTTCGGGCACCGTGGTGACGCTGATGACCGACGAGCAGGTCTCGGACGTCCGCGCACTCACCCGGAAGGCGGGCATCTCGCCGACCACCACGCGGATCTCGCCTTCGCACCCGCTGCTGGCCGAACTGGCCCCCGGCGACCGCTCGTTCACCGCGTCACCGCGCCGCCCGGTCGTGGACAACCGCCCCAAGACGGTGACCGCTTCCGGCGCCGCACCGGGCACCGGCCGCCGCCGCGGCGCGCCTTCGGAAAACCGAGGCGGACTCGGCGCCCGGACCGGCTCGCAACCCCGCCGCGGTGGTGGTCGTGGCGGACCTCGTCAAGGCACGGAGCCGCGGGCCGCTCGGGCCGGATCTTCGGCAGGTTCGGACCGGCAGGCAGGCCAGTCCCGCCGGGAAGACCAGCGCCGCGGCACGGGTGCCGGCCGCCGGGGTGCGGAGGGCGCCGGCCGCCGCGCTGCTGGCGGCGACCGTCGCGGATCGGGCCAGCCGCCGCGAAACCGCCGCAACGGTTCGGGCGGACGGCGTCAGTCGGAGTCCTGAACGCTGCTGGGTTGTCGTGAGTGTTTTCGCTGGTTAGAACCGGCAAAAACACTCACGACACCCGCCCACCTTGGCCCGGCCCGACGGTGATCGGCGACCGCGGCAGCGCTCCGACGTCGAGGCGCGGCGCGACCCCTGCGCTTTGGTTCGCCAGAACCAAGGCGCCGTCCCGAGATTCCGGATGCGGCATGGCGATCCTTCCCTAGACTGGCCATCGTGGAGCATCGCGGAAAAGTCGTGCGCTGGGAAGTCGACGAAGGCTGGGGCATCATCGAATCCACCACCGTCGACAGTCCGGTCTGGGCGCACTTCTCGATGATCGACCAGAACAGCCGCGGGGTGCGCGAGGCGCACGGGTTCCGCAAGCTCGCCGTCGGCGACGACGTCAAGTTCACGGTCGAGCGCGCCGAACAGGACGGCTGTCACTGGCGCGCGATCTGGGTGTGCACCGTCTGATCAGCTGAGCAAGAACAGCAAAAACGGCCCCACACCCAAAAACAGCAACACAGCCGCGTTCGTCTTCCGGTACTCCAGCAACAATGCCACGAACTCCCGCAAGAACGCGCTCGGCACGAAATACGACGCCGTCCGCGCCCCGATCACGTTGAGCCGCAGCCCCAATTGCCGCGCCAAAACCGCTGTGCGGAACACGTGGTAGTTGTTCGTCACAGCGAGAATCGGCCCGGAAAACCCGCGCTGCGCAAGCAAAGCGACGCTGAACCGCAGGTTCTCGTTAGTGGTCGTCGCCCGGTCCTCCAGCACGATCTGTTCCGCGGGAACCCCGGCCCCGATGAGATACCGCGCCATCGCGTCGGCCTCGGAGGTCAGTTCGTCCGCACCCTGACCGCCGGACACCACCAGTAACGCACCCGGTGACCGCTGCTGCACCTGCACCGCGCGGTCGAGCCTGCTGGCCAGCAGCGGCGGCACCCGGTCGCCCTGCAGCCCCGAACCGAGAACAACCACCGCGCCAGCGCGAGCGCGGCGGGTGACCCGGCTGTAGAGGATCGAGTACAGCAGCAAAGCCGTGAACAGGAACGCCAAATAGCCGGTCACCAACAGCACTGCCATCGCGGCCACGCGGAGCAACGGCTGATCGTCGAAAACCAGCGAACTCACCGCGAGCGCGAACACCGCGAGCAGACCGAGCCCGGCCAGCAGCGAAAGCAGGTTCGCCAGCCGCCGACCCTCTCGCCGCAGCATCACGACGCCGTTCGCGATCAGGGCCCACGGCAGTGCCAGCGCACCAAGCCCGCCGACGAGAGCCACCACCACGACGATCGCGATCTGCGCCCATTCGACGTGGTTGAAGAACGACAGCAGCCACAACCCGGTGAACCACAGCGCGACCAGGAACCACACCGCGTTGCCGACCCGCCGTGGCTCGCGTACGAACCGCACGACGAACACCAGCACGGAAGCGATCGCGAAAAGCCCGGACGTCATGGTCGTGCATTCTGTCTGGCACGCCTGAGCGTCGCGCGGGCAGGTACTCAGAGTGACGTCGTCAGACCCCGCGCGC
Encoded here:
- a CDS encoding chitinase, with the protein product MSPHPSTRRLPALVSLLASVALALGVTLALGTTSASAANILANPGFESGSLSGWTCSGTASVVSTQAHDGSHSLSAAPSGSDTGQCSQQVTVQPNTAYKLSAWVQGSYVYLGVSGAATQNTWTPGATGWQQLSLSFTTGSSTSLTVYLHGWYGQPAYLADDVNLDGPGTPPTTSTSPTTSTAPTTPTSPTTTTTTSTPPHNGDLPKHILTGYWQNFDNGAKTLKLADVPTTYNVIAIAFADATTTPGAVSFTLDPALSSKLGGYTDAQFREDIKTVQARGQKVIISVGGEKGTISVGDSSSASNFANSVKQLISTYGFDGVDIDLENGINATYMGQALRSIHDGGGSVITMAPQTIDMQSTQGGYFQLALNVKDILTVVNMQYYNSGAMNGCNGNVYSQGTVDFLTALSCIQLQGGLRADQVAFGLPSSGSAAGGGYQSPSNVVSAMNCMAKGTGCASFKPSATYPEFRGAMTWSINWDASNGYSFANTVSAGLKNLP
- a CDS encoding flavin-containing monooxygenase → MDDTPSVLIVGTGFGGIGAAIELKRAGFPNVTILERAAEPGGVWRENTYPGAACDIPSPLYSFSFEPNPDWPKRYAMQPDIHAYLKRVIAKYGIEPHIRYGREVTSATYEDGRWRVETAQGETFEADVFAPAVGQLSRPAWPSIPGRETFAGEAFHSAEWNHEIPLAGKRIAVIGTGASAIQFVPEIRKEAAHVTVFQRTPPYIMGKNDGRYKAWQKRLFRRLPKTQLFGRARIFLLAEYATYGMTRYPLLTKIFELRTAQLRRRHLKDRTLRRRVKPDYPLGCKRILFTNDYLPALAQPNVSVETSSIKEITPRGIRTADGVEHEVDVLIYGTGFKATEFLGPMKVLGRDGRLLSEAWRGGARAYLGMTVPGFPNLFCVYGPNTNLGAGSIIYMIERQARYLRQAVEHLARPDVASLEVRAEVEERYDREVQARLSHSVWSGCTSWYRQENGRVSTNWPGLVTEYDRRTRALDPADYLVRSIRAGSSGPR
- a CDS encoding Tex family protein — protein: MSVQSVEQRIAEELGVREGQVKAAVGLLDEGSTVPFIARYRKEVTGELDDAQLRTLEERLRYLRELDERRGAVLESIRSQGKLDEALEAQILAADTKSRLEDIYLPYKPKRRTKAQIAREAGLEPLADGLLNDPSTDPQAAAAVFVDADKGVADAQAALDGARAILVERFAEDADLIGELREKMWTEGHLASKVRAGKETDGAKFSDYFDFSEPYTKLPSHRILAMLRGEKEEILDLSMEPSEPVAEDAPVRVGPTEYEQRIAARFGISQQDRPADKWLGDTVRWAWRTKILLHLGIDLRMRLRQSAEDDAVRVFAANLRDLLLAAPAGTRATMGLDPGFRTGVKVAVVDATGKVVDTHVIYPHQPANKWDQSIAELAVLAGKHNVDLISIGNGTASRETDKLAIELIKKHPELKLTKAVVSEAGASVYSASAFASQELPGMDVSLRGAVSIARRLQDPLAELVKIDPKSIGVGQYQHDLSEVSLSRSLDAVVEDCVNAVGVDVNTASAPLLTRVSGITTSLAENIVAHRDSNGPFRSRTALKDVARLGPKAFEQCAGFLRIPDGDDPLDASSVHPEAYPVVRRILDRTGSGIRELIGNARTLQALKPTEFVDDTFGLPTVTDILSELEKPGRDPRPAFKTATFAEGVEKIGDLKPGMRLEGVVTNVAAFGAFIDVGVHQDGLAHVSALSKNFVKDPRDVVKPGDIVKVKVLEVDVPRKRISLTLRLDDEPGAGNNRGGGRDRGQGGGGGQGGGGQRRNQPQQRGGGGGRDRRDSGGGGAMADALRRAGFGK
- a CDS encoding YdcF family protein, encoding MTSGLFAIASVLVFVVRFVREPRRVGNAVWFLVALWFTGLWLLSFFNHVEWAQIAIVVVVALVGGLGALALPWALIANGVVMLRREGRRLANLLSLLAGLGLLAVFALAVSSLVFDDQPLLRVAAMAVLLVTGYLAFLFTALLLYSILYSRVTRRARAGAVVVLGSGLQGDRVPPLLASRLDRAVQVQQRSPGALLVVSGGQGADELTSEADAMARYLIGAGVPAEQIVLEDRATTTNENLRFSVALLAQRGFSGPILAVTNNYHVFRTAVLARQLGLRLNVIGARTASYFVPSAFLREFVALLLEYRKTNAAVLLFLGVGPFLLFLLS
- a CDS encoding acyl-CoA dehydrogenase; this encodes MSETATALLNPRDYDARKFDPETQRLLRATIDWFESRGKRRLAEAYHDREFYADFLEFAGKEGLFATFLTPAADSAGDAEKRWDTSRIAALAEILGFYGLNYWYPFQVTVLGLGPVWQSGNAAARKRAAAALAEGGVGAFGLSEKEHGADIYSSDLVLTPDGEGGYRANGSKYYIGNGNCARTVSVFGRIEGVEGPEQYVFFYADSEHPNYHVVKNIVPSQMYVAEFRLEDYPVRAEDLLHTGPEAFSAALNTVNIGKFNLCFGGIGMATHSLYEAITHAQNRILYGNPVTDFPHVRREFVEAYARLTGMKLFSDRAIDYFRSANQQDRRYLLYNPITKMKVTTEAQKVIGLVADVVAAKGFEADTYLAMAKNDIDGLPKLEGTVAVNLALIAKFMPAYLFAPQEYPAVPTRDDASDDDFLFRQGPARGLSKIRFHDWKPAYENAKHLPNVARFTEQADVLVRLLSEATPDEAQQKDLDFGLALTELFTLVVYGQLILEQAELTGVSDDVLDQLFAVLVQDFSVAAVDLHGKPSSTEKQQELALAGLRKPVVDDERFGRVWAIVRELSGAYEMNP
- a CDS encoding DEAD/DEAH box helicase, which codes for MTTFTELGLPKTLVDALAAQGVTEPFPIQAATLPHTLAGRDVLGRGRTGSGKTYGFVLPVLARLAAGPTRRRPGRPRALILAPTRELATQIEAAIVPLARPLGLKATTIFGGVSANPQITRLRDGVDIVVACPGRLADHMRSGEAKLDKIEITVLDEADHMADLGFLPEVRRIMAATPERGQRLLFSATLDNGIDVLAKRFMNDPMLHSVDSAQSPVSTMTHHVLHLEETHRLPVLVDLTAAPGRTLVFTRTKHRAKALTRKLVASGVPAVELHGNLGQNARTRNLEAFSSGTAKTLVATDIAARGIHVDDVTLVIHADPPVEHKAYLHRSGRTARAGASGTVVTLMTDEQVSDVRALTRKAGISPTTTRISPSHPLLAELAPGDRSFTASPRRPVVDNRPKTVTASGAAPGTGRRRGAPSENRGGLGARTGSQPRRGGGRGGPRQGTEPRAARAGSSAGSDRQAGQSRREDQRRGTGAGRRGAEGAGRRAAGGDRRGSGQPPRNRRNGSGGRRQSES
- a CDS encoding serine hydrolase domain-containing protein, translating into MSADELRGLLGEWTREAGVPGVSAGILHEGKETLLTAGVSSVDTGTPVDDDTLFMIGSTSKTFAAAAVLVLVEDGVLALDRPVVEYLPELRLADPLATKTVTLRHLLTHSSGFLGDIEVDTGWGDDALARAVRQFDELPQVFPVGEVFSYCNAGFLLAGRVAEAVSGGAYEDLVRTRLLEPLGMTDSYFQPWDVLTRRHAVGHALREDGPAVAHTVGLARADAPAGGLWSTARDQLKWARFQLTGGEVLSDETRRLMHDAQRKGALPFEEVGLSWLRLSHGDTQLVRHGGNVSNLQLSEFVMAPSENLAVTVLTNSAGGGALGPRIVDWCLENLADLPKLGGRPTRAIDPGDCPGRYRTGSLIFEVTERDGSLWAQMILDTDDPDILSAPPFEVAFVDDDVLARASDTSRPSARFRRDGHGRVDAVEFGGRTALRLPGGNIG
- a CDS encoding cold-shock protein; this encodes MEHRGKVVRWEVDEGWGIIESTTVDSPVWAHFSMIDQNSRGVREAHGFRKLAVGDDVKFTVERAEQDGCHWRAIWVCTV